The Aphis gossypii isolate Hap1 chromosome 3, ASM2018417v2, whole genome shotgun sequence genome includes a region encoding these proteins:
- the LOC114126542 gene encoding uncharacterized protein LOC114126542, whose amino-acid sequence MAITKITMIKFLELALTIIIFVLHYNSFPGGDATSVMITTGTYVGYVIILAGIFIGLFTGTPISARLDMFYVLIGAALFIASGVMSYNYYNGYALKSSYVNTGLTKAWLSILNGVVFVVDAAFTYRGE is encoded by the exons ATGGCAATCACAAAAATTACcatgattaaatttttggaactc gcTCTTACCATCATCATTTTCGTTTTGCATTACAACAGTTTTCCGGGCGGTGATGCCACATCAGTTATGATCACTACTGGTACGTATGTCGGTTATGTGATTATTTTGGCTGGAATTTTCATTGGACTTTTCACTGGAACGCCGATAAGCGCTCGACTG gaCATGTTCTACGTGTTGATTGGTGCTGCTCTCTTTATTGCATCTGGAGTTATGTCGTACAACTACTACAATGGATATGCATTGAAGTCATCCTATGTCAATACTGGTTTAACCAAAGCTTGGCTGTCCATCCTCAACGGAGTTGTATTTGTCGTCGATGCTGCATTCACATACCGTGGcgaataa
- the LOC114126539 gene encoding CCR4-NOT transcription complex subunit 7-like, with product MKSVAVDGTSENLRQLNTTWGKSRGEQQTELSADARNTVRRTLFVEPSAKLESNDNVLTDTNEKNPKWLSYVLQRLSEDTKSMPGNSQTPPAKEVKEREPEAQTGVGPDCGIKDVWAHNLEEEFTSIRKLLPKYCYVAMDTEFPGVVARPIGDFKTTADYLYQLLRCNVDLLRIIQLGLSFFDEDGKTPTGPYTTWQFNFKFNLSEDMYAQDSIELLTNSRIQFKKHEENGIEPIVFAECIITSGLVLMDNIKWMTFHSSFDFGYLVKVLTDEKLPQEESDFFDMFSLYFPCVYDIKYLMKSCKNLKGGLQEVADQLELKRIGPQHQAGSDSLLTGMAFFKIRDMYFEGMIDSKKYCGHLYGLGITTLNNGQIRYDNNEGPPN from the exons ATGAAAAGTGTAGCTGTTGACGGTACATCAGAAAATTTACGTCAGTTAAACACAACTTGGGGAAAGAGCAGAGGTGAACAACAAACAGAATTGAGTGCAGACGCACGGAACACAGTACGAAGAACTTTATTTGTTGAACCGTCTGCTAAATTAGAAAGCAATGATAACGTTTTGACGGACACCAACGAAAAAAATCCTAAGTGGCTCTCGTACGTATTGCAGAGATTAAGTGAAGATACTAAAAGTATGCCTGGTAATAGTCAAACACCACCAGCCAAAGAGGTAAAAGAGAGGGAGCCGGAAGCACAAACTGGAGTTGGACCTGACTGTGGTATTAAAGATGTTTGGGCTCATAATTTAGAAGAAGAGTTTACGTCAATACGAAAACTTTTgccaaaatattgttatgtggCTATGGATACAGAATTTCCAGGTGTTGTAGCCCGACCTATTGGGGATTTTAAAACAACTGCAGATTATCTGTATCAGTTGTTGCGATGTAATGTTGATCTGTTAAGGATCATACAATTGGGGCTTTCATTTTTTGACGAAGATGGTAAAACTCCCACTGGTCCATACACTACTTggcaattcaattttaaattcaatttatcagAAGATATGTATGCCCAAGACAGCATAGAATTGTTGACAAATTCCAG aatacaatttaagaaGCATGAAGAGAATGGAATCGAACCTATTGTTTTCGCTGAATGCATAATCACATCTGGTTTGGTACTAatggataatataaaatggatgACATTCCACAGCAGTTTTGACTTTGGCTACTTAGTCAAGGTGTTGACCGATGAAAAATTGCCACAAGAGGAGTCAGATTTTTTTGATATGTTCTCTCTATACTTTCCTTGTGTATATGACATAAAGTATCTGATGAAAAGCTGTAAGAATTTAAAGGGTGGCCTGCAAGAAGTTGCAGATCAATTGGAACTAAAGCGGATTGGACCACAACACCAGGCGGGAAGCGATTCTCTACTAACAGGCAtggcattttttaaaatcagggATATGTATTTTGAAGGAATGATTGATAGCAAGAAATATTGTGGTCATTTATATGGCTTGGGCATTACCACATTGAACAATGGCCAAATTcggtatgataataatgaaggGCCACCCAATTAA